In the Microcebus murinus isolate Inina chromosome X, M.murinus_Inina_mat1.0, whole genome shotgun sequence genome, GCCTCCCCCAGATCCCCccttaaattttaaagttaaaaagaacACTAAGCTGTATTTCCCATTAGCTTCTCTTACACTCACCCAGTCGAATTCACCTTTTGATGTGAGCCAAGAACTTATGATAAAACCTTAACAAAagacagactgggagaaaatacacGAATCCACAAACAGAGCATATCTTAGTGTAGTGTGTTctgagtgatttttatttcctgtaaatATTCTATAATGACATGTGTTCCTTTAATGTGGAAAATACGGAGGGGGAAGGTGCTAAATATTTTGGTTAATAATTCTAAGGTGCAAAAAGGATGTTGCATTCCACGTAGagcttttattcttcttcttcttctttttttttttttttttttttgtgtgtgtgtgtgtgggggggtcactctattgtccaggctgaagtacacttgaactcctgagctcaagcaatcctccggcctcagcctctccagtagctgggactacgggtgtgtgccactatgctgggctaatttttcttatttttttgtagagacaggggtctcactatgttacccaggctggtctccaactcctagactcgagggatcctcccaccttggcctcccaaattgctgggattacaggcacgagccattgtgcctggctacATGTAGAAGTTTTAAGGGTTCTACTATCTGTGATGTCTGACAAGCACAGTATATATATCCAACATGGGAACCTATGCAGCTGCGAACCAAgtacatcacatttattatagTCTTCATTTTGGTTCtggcatataaataaatataccatatCCATTCTTCATGAATGTaaaaaataccagaaataaaacagaaaatatctaaaaaatgcAGTGGTATcactaaaaacaataaattgcTTCCTGATGTTATATAAATCATAAACCACCTAGATATCCAAACATATGTGACTggttaaatataatatgtaatgggttgtaatatttttacattaatatacATAGGGGAAAACTATTGTTAAGCagagataaaaagcaaaacaataaactATATAGTGTGGTATTTGGGAAGACTATTAGGTAATTTATGCCTATAGACCCAGAAATTCTCAAATCCTGTCTTTTTCCTGCCTCTTTCCTATAAAGtcttcaaggaaaataaatgtggaCCGGGAAATGCCAAACGTGAAATAAGatagcattttattatttgctgTGTTTGTGCCTTTATGCTCAGTGCAAAGCTCTCTGGTAAATTGAGTTTAAGGGGCTTCCTCCTCACACTAGTCTCAAATCAAAATCTCAGGATCTAATTACTGGCTGCATGGTGCAGAAGCCGTGAGAGCCTGAGACcactataacaaaaaaaaaaaaaaaaaaaaaaaccgaaccATGGTATTGTGTCACTTCCTTTCAACTCAAGGTGGAGGGTGGGTCCCAGGCATGTCTTATATAAGTGGCTTTTCTGGGTGAGGCACAtctgcctgccttcccctctcctctccagtTTCCATCCGCTGCTCCCTCCATTCCTTCGATTCTCTGCCCCCCCTCTTCTCCCAATCCTCTCCAACCcatccctctccttctccctggtccccatcttcccctctcctccGCATCCTTCCCCTTACCCTCCTTCCACATCCCCCCTTTCCCCTCCTGTtccgcctccccacccctccccctcccctcctcccacatccCCCCTTTCTCctgttcctcttcccctccctcctcctcacccctccctttATCCTCCTCCCACatctcccctttctcttcctattcctcttcccctccctcctcctcaccctccccccacatcccccctttctcctcctgctcctcttcccctccctcctcctcctcacccctccccttcccctcctcccacatccaccctttcccctcctctgtctccttgtctttctccttcctgtcccATTTTTCTTCAATAACTTGAATGTGTATCCTCCAGTAGAAGAGCTAAGATGTGGGAAATTTATTAGAATGTTAATAATAgctatcttttgttaaattttcctTTACCTCAtgattttctaccttttttttttaacaagcaccacatattttataattaggaGACAATGCTTGATTTTCATAGCATGACACActttatttgacatttattttaggTTGCagtaaaataacatgaaaaacagTATCAAATGATGTAAAGTGATATTCATTAAAGGCAAAGTAGAACACATtacaaagaaaatgtgctatCTTTAGTTTACAATACACGATATAAGATGaggaaacactttttaaaaatactatgtcATATTAACACCTCAGTGATAAACAATAACTTCATATTGATTAAATTTATAGACCACTAAGTCACATAAACAAGCTCACAGTCATATCAGATGTAGTTTTGACAGACATTCTTAAATGTAAGCTAATCTTTTTTCAAGCAAATTTCACAATACACTGTTCTAGTTAGTATAAATGCTGTATTTCTATAGCAAAGTAATAAAGGCACAGCTAGTGCAAGCAGATTTAAACTTTTAGTCTTctggctggaaaaagaaaaaacatttgcaatGGTACTTCAtaaattttgtggttttttttcaaGCAAATATTTGTCTCAGTTAACAATTCTGACAGTTTTCACAGCTACAATCTAATAGGAACATAACAAAAgaatttcacaaaaatcaactctgtAGCACCAAACTAACATGCTTTAAATCACCGACAACAgcttacatattttgaatattacacTACAATAGGCTAGATAGAATAAGCTGAGACACTTTTTaggacaattatttttttaaatagactacCAAGAAACTATGAAAACACGAGACTGTAAGGAATAATAGCATTCAGGTTATTACACGgcaggttttcttctttttcttttttcaaggcTGTATGAACTTGcttcatttcttgaatttttaagattcttgaaaaatcttccaacatctttttcttactttcGGTATTTCTTGTTTCCATAATCTTTGCCATCTTGACAGCAGGTGCCATTGACTTCACCTGTATAGTAAAAGATAGATTTCAGGACGACATGATCATGCAAAATTTGACCAATTTCAAAGTCCTCATCCAGGATAGCATCTTCTCGTGGTTCCAGCTTTCCGATCTTAGGAATCTCAGGAGggctaaagaaattaaagaatgatGCATTAGGGACCACTCTTGGCTGGATTTCAATTTCTCCAGTAGCAGTTGTGCGACTCTGGGTGGTTGTCACAGTAACATCCTTTCCTCTTCTCCAGTCTATCTTGCAGCCTTTGCAATCTTCGATTTCCCATCCCCAAGAGAAGAAGGGATCATTGTGATCTGGTTTCGACTTTATTATATATGTCTTCGTCAGCACCTCATTTCTGAAGTATGGATTGggtagaaaatgaaattcaaaggtGTAACTAACTGGCTGGCCAGGTTTTGAAAACTTCAGGTTAACATCAGACAGGAACTTCAGAATGGGCTCATCATACTTCTGAATCATAGGCCCGAGCTTGTCAACATTCTTTAAAACAGTCAGCCAATAGTCAGGAATGCCTTTAGGATCTTCTGTTTTTGGCTTTCCCTTCCTAGCTCTCTTAAAATTCTCGCTTTCCTTAAGGCTTTCCTCAGGAACTCTTTTCTGAGCCTCCCTTGCCTTAACCTCTGTTGCTTTAGGCTGTTTATCTTCTACCTTTGCCTGGCGGACTCCATTAGGATCTTCTTTTACTTCAGGAGTCACCTCCATATAATCTTTAGAATCTGCTTTTTCTTCAGCCTTTACCTCAGGAATTTCTTTAGGAATTTCCTTTGCTTCAGCCTTTACCTCAAGAATTTCTTTAGAAACTTCCTTTTCTTCAGCCTTTGCCTCAGGAATTTCTTTAGGAACTTCCTTTTCTTCAGCCTTTGCCTCAGGAATTTCTTTAGGAACTCCCTTTTCTTCAGCTTTTACCTCAGGAATTTTTTTAGGGACTTCCTTTTCTTCAGCTTTTACCGCAGGAGTTTCTTTAGGAACTTCCTTCTCTTCAGCCTTCATCACGTCAGGTTTTTCTTTAGGGTCTTCTTCTTCCTCACCCTCTAAGGGAGGCATTTCACTATAGCtgtcttcctcctcatcctcctcatcGTCATCACTGCTGAAATCCTCATCCTCTGAATTCCATTCATATTCTTCTTCTGAAGGCTCATATTCTGCATTGATGATTTGAAATCTTTTATCATACAGAGGCTTATTGAGTTCAGCATATTTTCTTTCAAGATCATGAACTGCCTTTAGGAAGAGGGAGTCTACCTTGTCACATTCATCTTGAATATTTCTGAGCGCCTGCACACGATTTCTAACCGCCTGAGGCAGCCTATCCAGGAAACTGGGACCAGCCGGAGCCTGCCGCGCCCTTCTGGATGGCTCAGGTACGCTCCTCTTTTCATTTAGGCGGCTGCGGCTGCTgttgctgccgctgctgctgctgcaactcgggctgctgctgctgcaactagggctgctgctgctgcaactagggctgctgctgctgcaactCGGGCTGCTGCTGCAACTCGGGGTGCAGTCAGATTCTGCCCCAGAATGACTAGACGAGCTAGCCATCTCCTCTTCGGCAACGCCCTGGGCGGCAGATTCCAAGACCATTTTAAGATCTGCTTCTGCCATCTTGCAAGCCTGCAAATCTCTTTAAGGTGGTGACTACCGCAGAGACCGCGCGCCCGGAGAAGGGCAGACAATGACTCACGGATGCTTGGGTGGCAGCGACCGAGGTCCGGATTGCGGAGGTGGCAGCGGCGATGGCAGCAGCAGCTCAGGGCAGGGCGGAGGCTGCAGGCGGTCGGCGCTGAGGTGGCTGCAGCGGCGGAGGCCTGGGCGAGAGCGGCAGCAAGAAGGCCTCACCCAGCTTCAGCTGCGGCGTACCCGACGTGCCGCAGCAGAATGGCGCAGTTAGAGTCCCCGAAATCTCTTCTCGTTTTAGATCGCgagccccctccccctgcagtcAGACCTCCGGTTAATTTCGTTCCCAGTGTGCCTTTAGTACGCTCCTCATTTGCTGGACAACCTTGATTGATAAGCCTTATGCCCAATGAATGGCCAAACGcaactgccccctccccctggcTCCACCCACCTTCCCAGACGCTCCTTGGTGACTGAGGCGCACACCCccaaaaggcatttttttcccctcaaaattatgtctttatagttttataattcaagaaaaaaacaaacaaacaaacaaacaaaaaagcgtAGACATGAGGTAAAAATACCAGCCATAGTTTCTAACAAGGGAAGAAGAGGAGTGTCTTCTTTCTCCCATCCGCCCATCCTGAATTCCCGTTCGGTTTGTCACGGGCCTCTTGACAAAAATCCGTTTTtgaaaaaattggaagaaaatgatataaatggCGTCATTGGGTAGTGTGACTATGGGTGATTTTAAAATACCGATTTTCTCTATTCTATGAGCATGTATTTTTACACTGGAAAAAAAGGGGGAGTCTTTTATTGGTAGAGGGGGGAGGGGCTAGACAGCAGGCATATTGCATTCCACGTAGCAGATTTAATAAGTGCTGTCTGTGATGTTTGGCAAGCCTGTTTATATCCATCTACAAGGTTTGCGAGCCCATGTTGCCGTGAGTCAGTTacaccatttttattatatttctctttttaaacggGCATATAGTATACCCCAACCTTGCTGCTAACTTGCCACGTAGTACTCAGAAATGCTTGCAACAACCTTGTCGATAAAACAAAGGGGTATTCAAATGTTAGGTAGTATTATTAAAAAGCAGACGGTTTATATTATACTTTTGTGCAGCAGGTTTCAATTCCACAAACAGCAGGATGGGAGGGGGAATTTGTGCTAATGAAAGTGCATCCTCTGTCAGTATATGCGATGTCCTCTGCCACCAATTTCCTTCAATATTGTAAAATTGTAGCATTACTAAGGTATGATTTACAAGTCCAGTAATATGTGAATAAACTTTTGCAAAATGAAGCTTAAAAAcagatatttgttatttttatttacaggAGTCTTTTCTGCTACAGAACAACTCCCTTGGTACAATCAAAAAGACCAGTGTTTACTTTTCATTGAAAGGTAAGGAGCATATTTAGCCCATTTTTATGAATGACAAAAAATACCCAtctgtatttgaataaaaatttacaggatatattattttagagatttaaCTGGACAATATCTTGATATTTTTATGGAAGCAGAAAAATCCACAGAGGTGATTTGGCATAGTAGTATACAGAATAACCTACTTAACCACATTTACAACCTACTTAATCACAATCTCAACCTGGTCATAGAATACAAGTAGTAAGTTGAAGTGTAAAATACGATGAATTATTCATTTCAAATGAGGAAAGATATTAAAGTTAAATTAACCTTTATGCTGCTTTTTTATTATAGGATTTGTGCTTTGTCATTTagtcaaacatttttttaaagttaggaaacgcttttctatttcataaatgaatttacttttattgtttGTCTCTTATTGTCAAAGTATATGAGCATTGTAAACATAAAACTCCAATATAGAAAATTCCAGTCATATTAAAAACAGACAATCTTAAAAACCAAATAATAATCATTGTTAGCATTTTGATTCATTTCCTTCCAGAAATTTCCTTGTGCATATATATACCTATTTATGTATAGTGTTTTATCTATGTGATATCATATTATGTTTTGTGATCCGCTTATTTAATTTATCAGCTAATTATGGCTACATTTTCATAGCAAATGATCagcatctaatttttaaataaatgtatagtcCGCAGAAATAATTGCCTTAATTTAACCAGATTCCTGTTGTAGTGCGGCTATTTCTATATCATCTCTCCCCTTACATATACAccttttttctgttataaaataataaattggtcCTGGATATCTAAAGCATGTATCTCTATGCAtttgtaaaaattattcataagataaattcctagaaatgagGGTTCTGGATATgatcttttcatattattaaattattattttatatatatttcc is a window encoding:
- the NAP1L3 gene encoding nucleosome assembly protein 1-like 3; this encodes MAEADLKMVLESAAQGVAEEEMASSSSHSGAESDCTPSCSSSPSCSSSSPSCSSSSPSCSSSSPSCSSSSGSNSSRSRLNEKRSVPEPSRRARQAPAGPSFLDRLPQAVRNRVQALRNIQDECDKVDSLFLKAVHDLERKYAELNKPLYDKRFQIINAEYEPSEEEYEWNSEDEDFSSDDDEEDEEEDSYSEMPPLEGEEEEDPKEKPDVMKAEEKEVPKETPAVKAEEKEVPKKIPEVKAEEKGVPKEIPEAKAEEKEVPKEIPEAKAEEKEVSKEILEVKAEAKEIPKEIPEVKAEEKADSKDYMEVTPEVKEDPNGVRQAKVEDKQPKATEVKAREAQKRVPEESLKESENFKRARKGKPKTEDPKGIPDYWLTVLKNVDKLGPMIQKYDEPILKFLSDVNLKFSKPGQPVSYTFEFHFLPNPYFRNEVLTKTYIIKSKPDHNDPFFSWGWEIEDCKGCKIDWRRGKDVTVTTTQSRTTATGEIEIQPRVVPNASFFNFFSPPEIPKIGKLEPREDAILDEDFEIGQILHDHVVLKSIFYYTGEVNGTCCQDGKDYGNKKYRK